A single region of the Pseudomonas sp. VD-NE ins genome encodes:
- a CDS encoding gluconate:H+ symporter translates to MDLSTAAWMVHDTRLILCCLLAIATIIVLISATRLPPFLSILIGTFIAGVGAGLPPEDVAKAFSKGAGAILGEAGIIIALGSMLGALMAESGAADRIASTLLGLGKGKSLPWVMALVAMVIGLPLFFEVGLVMMVPIIFVMARRSGQPLLKIAIPALAGMTTLHALMPPHPGPLIAVSALHADLGLTMLLGFSIAIPAVILAGPLYGNWLSKRMHVDEPAELGALFSAPPKAPRQPSFGMSLLIILLPVLLMLGSTLAKVAMSPESSVALTLKFLGEPLVALSIAVMAAVICLGWANGMPREDVGGTLRKSLAPIAVLLLTIGAGGGLKQTLLDAGVSQTISKVAEGAHMPYLLLAWLIAVALRQATGSATVATTTTAGILAPMMAGLAATQSSLVALAIGAGSVFFCHVNDAGFWMVREYFGLQLKQTIWVWSILQTIVSVVGLAGTLLWWHWLT, encoded by the coding sequence TTGGATTTATCGACCGCTGCCTGGATGGTTCACGACACCCGCCTGATTCTCTGCTGCCTGCTGGCCATTGCGACGATCATCGTGTTGATCAGCGCCACCAGACTTCCGCCGTTTCTATCGATCCTGATCGGCACTTTCATCGCTGGTGTCGGCGCCGGTTTACCGCCCGAAGACGTGGCCAAGGCGTTCAGCAAAGGCGCCGGGGCGATTCTCGGTGAAGCGGGGATCATCATTGCGCTGGGTTCGATGCTCGGGGCGCTGATGGCCGAATCCGGCGCCGCCGACCGCATTGCCTCGACCTTGCTCGGACTGGGCAAAGGCAAGTCGCTGCCGTGGGTCATGGCGCTGGTGGCGATGGTGATTGGCCTGCCGCTGTTCTTTGAAGTCGGACTGGTGATGATGGTGCCGATCATCTTCGTCATGGCCCGGCGTTCGGGTCAGCCGCTGCTGAAAATCGCCATTCCGGCGCTGGCCGGGATGACCACGTTGCATGCGCTGATGCCGCCGCATCCGGGGCCGCTGATTGCGGTCAGCGCGTTGCATGCCGACCTCGGGCTGACCATGTTGCTGGGGTTCAGCATCGCCATCCCGGCGGTGATATTGGCCGGGCCGCTGTACGGCAACTGGCTGTCAAAACGCATGCATGTCGATGAGCCGGCTGAGCTTGGCGCCTTGTTCAGTGCGCCGCCGAAAGCGCCGCGTCAGCCGAGTTTCGGCATGTCGCTGTTGATCATTTTGTTGCCGGTGCTGCTGATGCTCGGCAGCACTCTGGCGAAAGTCGCGATGAGCCCTGAAAGCAGCGTCGCTCTGACCCTGAAGTTTCTCGGCGAACCGTTGGTGGCGCTGAGTATTGCGGTGATGGCGGCGGTGATCTGCCTCGGTTGGGCCAATGGCATGCCCCGTGAAGACGTCGGCGGCACCCTGCGCAAAAGCCTCGCGCCGATTGCCGTGCTGTTGCTGACCATCGGCGCTGGCGGCGGCTTGAAGCAGACCTTGCTGGATGCCGGCGTCAGTCAGACCATCAGCAAAGTCGCTGAAGGCGCGCATATGCCGTACCTGTTGCTGGCCTGGCTGATCGCTGTGGCATTGCGTCAGGCCACAGGCTCGGCGACGGTCGCGACGACCACGACGGCGGGGATTCTGGCGCCGATGATGGCAGGGCTCGCTGCGACGCAAAGTTCGTTGGTGGCGTTGGCGATTGGTGCCGGCTCGGTGTTCTTTTGTCACGTCAACGACGCCGGCTTCTGGATGGTTCGCGAGTACTTTGGCTTGCAGCTGAAACAGACGATCTGGGTCTGGTCGATCTTGCAAACCATCGTCTCGGTAGTGGGTCTGGCGGGGACGTTGTTGTGGTGGCACTGGCTGACGTAA
- a CDS encoding DUF86 domain-containing protein — MIENRLGDYLEHMRQAASDALIFIEGLNKEEFAEDKRTQQAVIMSLVIIGEAATKVMDRYPEFTAQNTQIPWRSMRGMRNRIAHGYFDINLDVVWETVQVALPELLTVLPTEQN, encoded by the coding sequence ATGATCGAAAACCGGCTCGGCGATTACCTCGAACATATGCGGCAGGCCGCGAGCGATGCGTTGATATTTATCGAAGGCCTGAATAAGGAAGAGTTCGCCGAAGACAAGCGAACGCAGCAAGCAGTCATTATGAGTCTGGTCATCATTGGCGAGGCGGCTACCAAGGTGATGGATCGTTATCCCGAGTTCACTGCTCAGAACACGCAAATTCCATGGCGGAGCATGCGCGGAATGCGTAATCGAATCGCTCATGGCTACTTCGATATCAATCTGGATGTAGTGTGGGAAACGGTTCAGGTCGCTTTGCCCGAGCTATTAACGGTACTCCCTACCGAACAGAACTGA
- the acpA gene encoding acid phosphatase — MSDDTTGIDIPSSADSDTPTDTSRRRFLGGVAVLGVGATLAGCGNTTEQPGKPSERPLTPAELDKALRDQVKTVVVIYAENRSFNNLFGDFPGVEKPLSALKPTDYQQRDRDGALLQTLPPVWGGVLQIGPQTLDGVTYPSATQFQENLPNAPFALKGPSGEDLPFGLVTRDLWHVFYQNQMQINGGKNDGFVAWADSGGLTMGHYAQSRYSLRLWDVAQEFVLCDNFFQGAFGGSFLNHQYLISATAPFYPGAANSVAKSQIAALQSDNPADPRLKPLDASPASAMTGPPQFGPSALTPDGFGVNTLAPPYWPTWIRDPERPAYSKADLPNVMVPQTHEHIGDKLSKKNIDWAWYAGAWQATLEQYKDSGGIPKIPNFQYHHQPFNYFKQQGPENPDERNKRLRDAGLGDESSSNKFFADAEAGKLPAVSFYKPQGNLNMHAGYADVASGDRHIVRALKVLRESPQWKNMVVIVTVDENGGWWDHVAPPKGDRWGPGSRVPALVVSPFARKGTVDHTVYDTASILRLITRVFQLESLDGLKQRDEAMIARGQKPMGDLTNALHFQA; from the coding sequence ATGAGCGACGATACAACCGGCATCGACATACCCTCTTCCGCTGATTCCGATACCCCCACCGACACCAGCCGCCGCCGCTTTCTAGGAGGCGTCGCGGTATTGGGTGTCGGTGCAACACTGGCCGGGTGCGGCAATACCACCGAGCAACCTGGCAAACCCTCCGAGCGTCCACTGACACCGGCAGAGCTGGACAAGGCCCTGCGCGATCAGGTGAAAACCGTGGTGGTGATCTACGCCGAGAACCGCAGTTTCAACAATCTGTTCGGTGATTTCCCCGGTGTCGAAAAGCCGCTGTCTGCGCTCAAGCCCACTGACTATCAACAACGCGATCGCGACGGCGCGCTGCTGCAAACCTTGCCGCCAGTCTGGGGCGGCGTGCTGCAGATCGGCCCGCAAACCCTCGATGGCGTGACCTATCCCAGCGCCACGCAATTTCAGGAAAACCTGCCCAACGCACCGTTCGCCCTCAAAGGCCCGAGCGGCGAGGACTTGCCGTTCGGTCTGGTGACCCGCGATTTGTGGCACGTGTTCTATCAGAACCAGATGCAGATCAACGGCGGCAAGAATGACGGCTTCGTGGCCTGGGCCGATTCCGGTGGCTTGACCATGGGTCATTACGCGCAGAGCCGTTATTCCCTGCGTCTGTGGGACGTCGCTCAGGAATTCGTGCTGTGCGACAACTTCTTCCAGGGTGCCTTCGGTGGCTCGTTCCTCAATCACCAATACCTGATCAGCGCCACCGCGCCGTTCTATCCGGGCGCAGCCAATTCAGTGGCCAAGTCGCAGATTGCCGCGCTGCAAAGCGATAATCCGGCCGATCCGCGCCTCAAGCCGCTGGACGCATCGCCTGCCAGCGCGATGACCGGCCCGCCGCAGTTCGGCCCGAGTGCGCTGACCCCGGATGGCTTCGGCGTCAACACCCTCGCCCCGCCCTACTGGCCGACGTGGATTCGCGATCCGGAGCGTCCGGCGTACTCCAAAGCGGATCTGCCCAACGTCATGGTGCCGCAGACCCACGAACACATCGGCGACAAACTGTCGAAAAAGAACATCGATTGGGCGTGGTATGCCGGTGCGTGGCAGGCGACGCTGGAGCAGTACAAGGATTCCGGCGGCATTCCGAAAATTCCCAACTTCCAGTATCACCATCAGCCGTTCAACTACTTCAAGCAGCAAGGCCCGGAGAACCCCGACGAGCGCAACAAGCGTCTGCGTGATGCTGGCTTGGGTGACGAATCGAGCAGCAACAAGTTCTTTGCCGATGCCGAAGCGGGCAAGTTGCCGGCGGTGAGTTTCTACAAACCCCAAGGCAACCTGAACATGCACGCCGGTTATGCCGACGTGGCTTCCGGGGATCGGCACATCGTGCGCGCGCTGAAAGTGCTGCGCGAAAGCCCGCAGTGGAAAAACATGGTGGTGATCGTCACGGTCGACGAAAACGGCGGCTGGTGGGATCACGTCGCACCGCCCAAGGGCGACCGGTGGGGCCCGGGGTCACGCGTGCCAGCGTTAGTGGTGTCGCCGTTTGCGCGCAAGGGCACGGTGGATCACACGGTCTACGACACGGCGTCGATCCTGCGGTTGATCACTCGGGTCTTCCAGCTGGAGAGCCTCGACGGCCTCAAACAGCGGGACGAGGCGATGATTGCCCGGGGCCAGAAACCCATGGGCGACCTAACCAACGCCCTGCATTTTCAGGCCTGA
- a CDS encoding nucleotidyltransferase family protein — protein sequence MKPSTALDLQRVAIREVVGRFRVANPRVFGSAALGTDLEGSDLDLLVDPLPGTTLFDLGGLQVELEDLLGVTVDLLTPGDLPLKFRQQVLDQARPV from the coding sequence ATGAAGCCTTCCACTGCTCTTGATTTGCAACGCGTTGCCATCCGTGAGGTTGTCGGAAGATTCCGTGTGGCCAATCCCCGTGTATTTGGCTCCGCCGCACTGGGGACTGATCTGGAAGGCAGTGATCTGGACTTATTGGTCGATCCACTTCCCGGTACCACCTTGTTCGATCTCGGTGGGCTGCAAGTGGAGCTCGAGGACTTGTTAGGCGTGACTGTCGATCTGCTGACACCAGGAGATCTACCGCTGAAGTTTCGGCAGCAGGTTCTGGATCAGGCTCGTCCCGTATGA
- a CDS encoding methyl-accepting chemotaxis protein, with product MITDQVNREQAVADAASIAYSTSQQTDSTAQRGTTVVTEAVNVMRDLSRHMQAAGEGIEALNEQSQVIGTIVKTISGIAEQTNLLALNAAIEAARAGEQGRGFAVVADEVRQLASRTSQATEEIVTVVRQNQEMARNAVALMTDGKLQAEQGLALAAEAGTVIVEIQDGAQKVVNAVGQFANQLSH from the coding sequence GTGATCACCGATCAGGTCAACCGCGAGCAAGCCGTCGCCGACGCGGCCAGCATCGCTTACAGCACTTCGCAGCAAACCGACAGCACGGCGCAACGTGGCACCACCGTGGTCACCGAGGCGGTGAATGTGATGCGTGATCTGTCGCGGCACATGCAGGCGGCGGGTGAGGGCATCGAGGCGCTGAACGAGCAGTCGCAGGTGATCGGCACCATCGTCAAAACCATCAGCGGCATTGCCGAACAGACCAACCTGCTGGCGCTCAACGCTGCCATTGAGGCGGCGCGCGCCGGTGAGCAGGGCCGTGGTTTTGCGGTGGTGGCCGACGAAGTGCGGCAACTGGCTTCGCGCACCAGTCAGGCGACCGAAGAGATCGTCACCGTGGTGCGGCAGAACCAGGAAATGGCACGCAATGCGGTGGCGCTGATGACCGACGGCAAGCTTCAGGCCGAACAGGGGCTGGCGCTGGCGGCAGAGGCGGGTACGGTGATTGTCGAGATTCAGGATGGTGCGCAGAAGGTCGTGAATGCTGTCGGCCAGTTCGCCAATCAACTCTCCCACTAA
- a CDS encoding TIGR00366 family protein — MAVDIEDSRSARFALRCSNFAERWFPDSWVFAALAVIIVALATLAMGAKPTDAAMAFGDGFWSLIPFTMQMAFVVIGGYVVASSPPAVKLIDRLARIPKNGRSAVAWVALISMVASLLNWGLSLVFGGLLVRALARRTDLKMDYRAAGAAAYLGLGAVWALGLSSSAAQLQANPASLPPSILSITGVIPFTETIFLWQSGVMLLALIVISIIIAYATAPGPNSARDAKACGIDPAFNLPPLQPRTRPGEWLEHSPLLIIVLVLLAAGWLFHEFSTKPAITAISGLNTYNFLFIMLGALLHWRPRSFLDAVARAVPTTTGVLIQFPLYGSIAALMTTVKGADAQTLAHHISTFFVSIASHDTYALLMGVYSAILGFFIPSGGGKWIIEAPYVMQVANDLQYHLGWAVQIYNAAEALPNLINPFYMLPLLGVLGLKARDLIGFSFVQLLVHTPLVLLLLWALGTTLAYTPPVMP; from the coding sequence GTGGCCGTTGATATCGAAGATAGCCGCTCTGCGCGCTTTGCCCTGCGCTGTTCCAATTTTGCCGAACGCTGGTTCCCCGACTCCTGGGTATTCGCCGCGCTGGCCGTGATCATCGTCGCCCTGGCCACCCTGGCCATGGGCGCCAAACCCACCGATGCCGCGATGGCGTTCGGCGACGGCTTCTGGAGCCTGATTCCGTTCACCATGCAAATGGCCTTTGTGGTGATTGGCGGCTACGTGGTCGCCAGCTCCCCACCCGCTGTAAAACTGATTGACCGGTTAGCACGGATCCCGAAAAACGGCCGCTCCGCCGTGGCCTGGGTGGCGCTGATCTCGATGGTCGCGTCCCTGCTCAATTGGGGCTTGTCGCTGGTGTTCGGCGGTTTGCTGGTGCGCGCCCTCGCCCGCCGCACTGATCTGAAAATGGATTACCGTGCCGCCGGCGCCGCTGCCTATCTGGGCCTTGGCGCGGTATGGGCGCTGGGTCTGTCGTCGTCGGCTGCGCAGTTGCAGGCCAACCCGGCCAGCCTGCCGCCGTCGATCCTGTCGATCACTGGGGTGATTCCGTTCACCGAAACGATTTTCCTCTGGCAGTCGGGCGTGATGTTGCTGGCGCTGATCGTGATCTCGATCATCATCGCCTACGCCACCGCCCCCGGGCCGAACTCGGCGCGTGACGCCAAGGCCTGCGGCATCGACCCGGCCTTCAATCTGCCTCCGCTGCAACCGCGCACCCGTCCAGGTGAATGGCTGGAACACAGTCCACTGCTGATCATTGTGCTGGTGCTGTTGGCGGCGGGATGGCTGTTCCACGAGTTTTCGACCAAACCGGCGATCACCGCGATTTCCGGCCTCAATACCTACAACTTCCTGTTCATCATGCTCGGCGCCTTGCTGCACTGGCGTCCGCGCAGCTTCCTCGATGCCGTCGCCCGTGCGGTGCCGACCACCACCGGCGTGTTGATCCAGTTCCCGCTGTACGGCTCGATTGCCGCACTGATGACGACGGTCAAAGGTGCAGATGCGCAAACCCTGGCGCACCACATCTCGACCTTCTTCGTCAGCATCGCCTCCCACGACACCTATGCGCTGTTGATGGGCGTGTACTCGGCGATTCTTGGCTTCTTCATCCCGTCCGGCGGCGGTAAGTGGATCATTGAAGCGCCGTACGTGATGCAAGTCGCCAATGACCTGCAATACCACCTCGGCTGGGCGGTGCAAATCTACAACGCCGCCGAAGCACTGCCGAACCTGATCAACCCCTTCTACATGCTGCCGTTGCTGGGCGTACTGGGGCTGAAGGCGCGGGATCTGATCGGTTTCTCGTTCGTGCAATTGCTGGTGCACACGCCGCTGGTGCTGCTGTTGCTGTGGGCGCTGGGGACGACATTGGCGTATACGCCGCCGGTGATGCCGTAA
- a CDS encoding flavin reductase family protein, translated as MSDSHRRPVPLNKAYRLLNHGPTVLVSAAHDGQRNIMAAAWAMPLDFEPPKVAVVLDKSTWTRQLLEASGTFVLNVPCVNQADIVQTVGNTSGLEISQTQGQDKFQAYSLQTFAGEQVEAPLLDGCVAWLECRLLPEPRNHEQYDLFLAEVIAAQADERVFSDGRWHFEGHDGLRTLHHVAGGHFLKIGDAVDGKTLAV; from the coding sequence ATGAGCGATTCCCACCGCCGCCCGGTGCCCCTGAACAAAGCCTACCGTTTGCTCAACCACGGGCCGACCGTGCTGGTCAGCGCCGCCCACGACGGCCAGCGCAATATCATGGCCGCCGCTTGGGCGATGCCATTGGACTTCGAACCGCCGAAAGTCGCCGTCGTCCTCGATAAATCCACCTGGACCCGCCAGTTGCTCGAAGCGTCCGGCACCTTCGTGCTCAACGTCCCTTGCGTCAATCAGGCCGACATCGTGCAAACCGTCGGCAATACGTCGGGCCTGGAAATCAGCCAAACCCAAGGGCAAGACAAGTTTCAGGCTTACAGCTTGCAGACGTTTGCCGGCGAACAAGTCGAAGCACCGCTGCTCGACGGCTGCGTCGCCTGGCTGGAATGTCGTTTGCTGCCGGAGCCGCGCAATCACGAGCAGTACGACCTGTTTCTCGCCGAAGTCATCGCCGCCCAGGCCGATGAACGCGTGTTCAGCGACGGGCGCTGGCATTTCGAAGGGCACGATGGTTTGCGCACCTTGCACCACGTGGCGGGCGGGCATTTCCTGAAGATTGGTGATGCGGTGGATGGCAAGACGTTAGCGGTCTGA
- a CDS encoding SET domain-containing protein-lysine N-methyltransferase, protein MNIHAMAQSSPRDTEGIYPFAGLPVRLGFPASADFEIIHDEYGTPMAVTARREFLHTQRMCRVSGQLLPYRCRQTRQLLTGIHIYDPRFCGLIEHACDPNVFLDMSELWLWALKDIHRGERLTMDYAATEDKLLRQFACGCGSPRCRGWITGFDEPPSLEGQHFLQRWRHSGLR, encoded by the coding sequence ATGAATATCCACGCCATGGCGCAATCGTCGCCACGCGATACAGAGGGCATTTACCCCTTCGCCGGTCTTCCCGTGCGACTGGGTTTTCCAGCCAGTGCCGACTTCGAAATCATCCACGATGAGTACGGCACCCCGATGGCGGTGACAGCGCGGCGCGAATTCCTGCACACCCAGCGAATGTGCCGGGTGTCAGGACAATTGCTGCCCTATCGCTGTCGACAGACCCGACAATTGCTGACGGGCATCCACATCTACGATCCGCGCTTTTGCGGATTGATCGAACACGCCTGCGACCCTAACGTATTTCTCGACATGAGCGAGTTATGGCTGTGGGCGTTGAAAGATATCCACAGGGGTGAACGGCTGACCATGGACTACGCCGCCACCGAAGACAAACTCTTGCGCCAGTTCGCCTGCGGTTGCGGTTCCCCGCGTTGCCGCGGGTGGATCACCGGTTTCGACGAACCACCCAGCCTCGAAGGCCAGCACTTTCTACAGCGC
- a CDS encoding MFS transporter — protein MTAQSPAKPAPFSRSDYKTLGLAALGGALEIYDFIIFVFFALTLSQLFFPPEMPEWLRLLQSFGIFVTGYLARPLGGILMAHFADKLGRKKVFSLSILMMALPCLLIGIMPTYAQIGYFAPLLLLALRILQGAAVGGEVPSAWVFVAEHAPAGHRGYALGSLQAGLTFGYLIGALTATFLAQVFTPEEILDYAWRYPFLLGGVFGVIGVYLRRWLSETPVFMAMEAQREARVELPLRTVLREHRLAMLPAMLLTCVLTSAVVVFVVITPTMMQKTFGMTASHTFALSALGIVFLNVGCVIAGLLVDRIGAWRTVMLYSLLLPLGIGVLYGCLITGGHWVGVAYAIAGLACGVVGAVPSVMVGLFPARIRVSGISFTYNIAYAAWASITPLLLIGLMPWSPWICVMFCAVMGVVGVLSAAYFGARMPRVGSQSVAPCS, from the coding sequence ATGACTGCCCAATCCCCGGCCAAACCCGCGCCGTTCAGCCGTTCCGACTACAAGACCCTCGGCCTTGCGGCCCTTGGCGGCGCGCTGGAAATCTACGATTTCATCATCTTCGTCTTCTTCGCCCTGACCCTCAGCCAGCTGTTCTTCCCGCCGGAAATGCCCGAGTGGCTGCGTCTGCTGCAAAGCTTCGGAATTTTCGTCACTGGCTACCTGGCGCGGCCGCTGGGCGGGATTCTGATGGCGCATTTCGCCGACAAACTCGGGCGCAAGAAGGTCTTCAGCCTGAGCATCCTGATGATGGCGCTGCCGTGCCTGCTGATCGGGATCATGCCGACCTACGCGCAGATCGGTTACTTCGCACCGCTGCTGTTGCTGGCGCTGCGCATCCTGCAAGGTGCAGCGGTGGGCGGTGAGGTGCCGAGCGCCTGGGTGTTCGTCGCCGAGCACGCACCGGCCGGTCATCGCGGTTATGCCTTGGGCTCTTTGCAGGCTGGCCTGACTTTCGGTTACCTGATCGGCGCGTTGACCGCGACGTTCCTTGCACAGGTGTTCACCCCGGAGGAAATCCTTGATTACGCCTGGCGCTATCCGTTCCTGCTCGGTGGCGTTTTTGGTGTGATCGGCGTTTACCTGCGCCGCTGGCTGAGCGAAACCCCGGTGTTCATGGCCATGGAAGCGCAGCGTGAAGCGCGGGTCGAACTGCCGTTGCGCACGGTGCTGCGTGAGCACCGGCTGGCGATGCTGCCGGCGATGTTGCTGACCTGCGTGCTGACCTCGGCGGTGGTGGTGTTCGTCGTCATCACACCGACCATGATGCAGAAAACCTTCGGCATGACCGCCAGCCACACGTTCGCGCTCAGTGCATTGGGCATCGTCTTCCTGAATGTCGGCTGCGTGATTGCCGGACTGCTGGTCGACCGCATCGGTGCCTGGCGCACGGTCATGCTCTATAGCTTGCTGCTGCCATTGGGCATCGGCGTGCTATACGGCTGCCTGATCACGGGCGGCCATTGGGTGGGGGTGGCGTATGCCATTGCTGGTCTGGCGTGCGGTGTCGTCGGCGCTGTGCCGTCGGTGATGGTCGGTTTGTTCCCTGCGCGTATCCGCGTGTCAGGCATTTCCTTCACCTACAACATTGCCTACGCCGCATGGGCGAGCATCACACCGCTGCTGCTGATCGGACTGATGCCGTGGAGCCCATGGATCTGCGTGATGTTCTGCGCGGTGATGGGCGTGGTCGGCGTCCTCAGCGCAGCGTATTTTGGCGCGCGCATGCCCCGAGTCGGCAGCCAATCCGTGGCGCCCTGTTCCTGA